gaaaacacaatacGGTAGAATAAATTGGGTTCAAGCCGCTGcaccaataaatttgaatgcATTTAAAGGTCATCCTCTTTAAATGCATGATGAGATGCTTCATCTcagttttatttgcattctGAAAAATCCTGAATATCAGAGCAGAAACATTACATAACTCTAAACAGGAATACATCTAGACAGAGAGCTCGAACACACATTCCCACCCACACTGCCATACCTcagcaaaacaacagaaagaggctcaaacacacaaattaACTACCTATCATGGCGAAAATAAGTGAAATGATTAAAGAAAAGCAgcttaaaatgagaaaaacgtGTTTTCCTTTGTTCAAAATCGGCTCTCTAGACGTGTTTGAAACAAATGTGACAGTTATGAGCTCTTTAAGGAAAAATCTAATTAACTCCAGTTACAAATACGAGTTAGACAACAaagattcaaaataaatcaaatttactTAAAGTGAAGGGGCTTTAAGTAAAGATTCTGAAAACTTGCAGTGGTTTGAAATTGTCTACTTATTAAAATTTAAGACTCAAATAAATTTGAGACATTGTGAAAGgaagtgactttattttctgtgCAGCCCTTTAAAGTCTGTAGGACCtaacattcacattttgcacatttttgtttttccgttTGGGTCTTTATAGCTTCTAGAAACAATTAAAGCACAAACAAAATCCCATCCCGTCGTTCTCtggcagtttatttttttcttggtgtctggaaaacgagtcatttcaaaaacctgTGCTGTTGTGTATCTGCTCATCAAtatgcagccattttcacacgtatatacagtatgtgagTGTAAACAgatttgggggcgtggccaccAATACCGATTTGCATAAAAGTGACAGCGCTCATTctgaaaataggcagaactgatcagactgaaatgtcattatctaagaatgattttgtttaaaaaatatataataaacatgtttttatagcCTGTAAACTTTTCCTAACCTCTTTAAAAGAAAGCATAATCCCTTTTAATACTTTTGGAGGGTTCTGAACATAACAGTGTTGGACTGTTGGatggaaacaaaacactttgatttaaaatgtcttggatGAAGCTGTTAAGGCTTTACACTAAAAACAAGATGTCCCATGGACATTATGGATATTGTGAATATTATGAGTATTTGAGTTTGATTTGCATTTCTAAAATGGAAGATGCATCATTTCCAGCCAAAACTGCCAGATACCCCAAGCAGAAGGTGGTGGGGCTTTTAGCCCAGACCTGCTGGACGCTATGATGAGTGGAGTTATCTTCATGTTTGTATTTCATATGGAGCGAACGCTCTGCATGTTTCTCAGCTGAAGAGGAAATGGGTTTGATGTCTCCATCATTAGGAGCCAAACCAGCAACTGGAGCTGATTCCTGAAAAGCTTTGCTGCCACGGCTGAATGAGGCGCGCTCCCTGCACGGCCTGTGGGCGTGTGGCGGCCATGCCATCTGATAATATCATGTGTCAGCTCAGCATCTGTGgaaagtgtgtgtgcgtgtgtgtgggcgtgtgtgtgtgtgggtgtgggtgtgtgtgtgtgtgtgctcagtCTTTAAAAGATGTATTGTTTAAGacaacagaaaaggaaaaacagaaaaacaaaaactctctTGTTCTCTCTGagttctttgttttcttgatgTGAAACTTTTGCAGAGATTTTATAGATTTCAACAAACCGACtcttcattttgtgtttctcaTCTCTCCAGTCGGATCGTGAATCTTTCTGATCTCTTCAACCTTTAAAAACCAAATGTCTCCATTTTCATTAAACGTTCCTCCATTCTCTACATTTTTCCCTTCTCTGTTCCCACTCTGTCTCagtcttaaagggacagttagGAAGTTACTGAGGTGGGGTTCTGTGAAGTAGTTAACACAGTCAGTGGCTTACCTGCAGCAGAGACAAAGCCTTCTGAAGTGAGTTTTCAGTTCAGACCCTCCGTCTGAAGGAAAGTGTAGAACAACaagctggtttttaccaggctggGTTAGGATGCATGTGGATGTGCCTCTGAGCAAGGCACTTCTCCCCAAGTTGCTGATCGATCAGCGTATGAATGTGTCGTTATGGGTGAGTGtcactgggtgaatgtgactctggAGCTTATAGTGGTGAGGCAACAGAAGCAGACACAGAGGTGGCAGAAGAACTAGATCAGAACCGCTAACTGCCCTGTGATATGAGGAACTGAACTGTTCATCTAGACTCATCTGGACCCGTGGTGTTTGGGTCGGCGGTTCTGGAAGGACGGATTATTTCCACTGAGTTCTGTCGTCTTCTTCAGATAAACTCGATCCGACTCCCCAGAGACCTGCTGTCAACTCGGCTCCGCATCCTGGAGAGCGTGATCCGGTGTTGCCTTCAGGCGCTCCTGGTTGACATGTTTCTGTTGCCAACCCAACCGGCTCCCTCCGGCTGTGCAGGAAGTCGCTGTCACCACGGAGACGGTGGTGCTCCACGTTCCCATGACACTTcagataaaacattgttttttttcctcctagagctttaaatgtgtaaatattcgTTCGGATTTACagcttttctttccctttttagcaaatgaaacattaaatgaAGCTGCTTCTATAACGATGGAGCTGCAGGAAGCTCAActattaaaaaattacattttatggtCAAATCTGGAATTTTGTCTAAAATTAGATGGAAATATTTGGGTCTTTAGACATTATGTTGCATATGAATGTGGGACCATTTTATGTACTTACTGCAGTAATTCATGATCTTATTAGCCTGCAGCAGTAGAAACGAAACATTAACATTCCTGTTGACTCTTTATACTCCGGTTTATTTGACTCGATGATGGAGTCGATGGATCAGCTGATAATCTTCTGTTTCTTTAGAAATCCTTTGGATGCATGAGTCTGGATCTCTCGGTCTGAGCAGTAAATGCTGAGTTGATCCTCCTCTAACCATCATGTTTTGATGAGTTTTCCAGTATAATCCCAGTCTGTTTTGACCTGTAGCTTCCCTTCGTTCCTCTGAAGAACCTTTTGCTCCACTTGACTGAAAGTGTCTCTGAAAGCTCCTCCACATCTTTACCCCCTTCCTGTTATACACAACCATTTGTCTCCGTGACAACCAGCGGAGACCAGGAAGAGAATGGATGTGGGGGCGGCCATGGCAGTAGTGGTGTTGATTGTGGGCGGCAGGATGATAATGAGAGATAAATTGTGACTGTGTTTCCAGCAGCTCATTGGTTAGCAGCTTCACTCTCTGCTAAAAAGAGACTTgagagcgccccctgctgctctgGTTTAATTGTGTTGGGGTTTATGTTTCAGTGGAGATGAGTTTACAGGAATTCAGTGTTGGTTTCAAAGACAAAAGTCTGTTCCAGTGCTTCACAGTAACCTTAGCTGAGCTTACATTTCTATCttcaatattaacaaattagTGACAGAGAGATTTaaacctgatagtccagtagactcggtttgattaggaccaaaacatttaacatctccagctgctgtggttctctctctctctgctctgagtcaaaccaacctgttcccctcctggcctgtgggggcgctgtaccaagaaccactgaaggaaacgacacaaaaacctctaaagacactgagagcaacttccttcttcaccagatggaaacaaaatgggggcgtcagattttagtgttggaggatttctctttagtctttggctaaagaccaggagccatttctgctgctagcgctaggctaacacgttagctttagttgtatttactcagaatgccctgcaccatagtccacttcctgcttttggagcggtctatGGTTTGATTGGTGTTCACAGAACCAGAGTTTACTTTTTTGGTTCAATTAGCATTCGGACCTCACTAAACGGACTGGATTTGGATTAAAGCGACTGAACGGAGGGAAGGAAGAACACAGGAAAAGACCGGGACCAAAACACACCTCTCTTATTTTCtatgaatagaaaaaaacaatcaagatGCAACCATGCTTTCATTTCCTCTAGGTAATCATTAATTCTTTCATGGAGTTGTTATTTTCATTCTTAATATGCTGCAAATAAATGATGGGTCAAAACCTGTGAAGCAATAAACGTTCGGATGCTCCTGGTGCTCAGATGAagataattaatgtttttaaaatggtttgtttttcacagatttaaaCCTGAAGCAGTTAGATTCTAAgacattaacataaaaaactaatgagaatatcctttttttatttcctcaactGTATTTTTACAGTTAATCACCATTTTCAGAAAACAGACTTAATGAAATGATAAAGTGAGCGAGGATACTTGGATctggaacaggaagtgatgcgctTGTGCAGCTGAGTAAACTGactgttttgctgcttttattgcTCAACAATTGTTCATTAAATGAATGACAGAATCTGAAAGTATATGAATAAGAATATTCTGTGTCTCTAAACTCTTTATGGGTGGATAATATGTGATTGTAGTTGGTTTCTGGAGAATATCCGCTCAGTTCCTGGTTCTGCAGAACCTTCAGCATGCAGGATGAATGTAACTGGATCTGTTTCGGTTTAACTGCTGAAAATATTCCAGGGATCATTGAGATGAATCTGAAGCCTTTGATTCGGAGCCGGTGGGTTCAGGTGAAGTTAAAGTAACGGAgctgtgaatgttttttgtgacatgctGTAGGAAACCGCTCATGTCAGCTGGAGCTGGTTGGCTCCTGTGGATTCGAGGCCTTCTCTTCGCACAGCAGCTCAGTCAGTGATTCGTCACTCTTGGTGGCATGAGCTCTGGGAGATCCTCCGAATGAGTGGGAGATCCAGCATCCGTCCCCTCCCCCACCCGCTTCTGAAGAAACAGATTTTCCTCCCGAAATAtgctaaaaatatacatttattgaCATGCTTCTTATTTTGGAGGaagccttttgtttttcagctggaTAAACGTTCAGGAAGCGTCACTGTTGATGGAAAACCTCGTTTGTTTCTCCGTTTCCTCAGAACCGACGTTCAGGTTTTTCATCCTGTAGAGACGGATGGGTTCATGGCACCCGCTGCCCAACGCTCCACGAAACAGAGCAGGCTTTCTTATGTAATGCTTCTGGTTTTCCCatgagatgtgtgtgtgtgtgtgtgaggggggggggggggcgtgtgtgggtgtgggtgtgtacGCAGCACACAGATTAAAAAGGGTCGGTCTGTTTTGAGACGATCTTTGCCTGAACCTGGAGTTTCTTTAGCCTCCTGGTTCTGCTGAGCAAGTCCATGTCAGCACAGAACTGAAAACCTGAGTCCAAATGTTTGGTGCCTCTCTACTGCCTCCTGGTGGACAAGCACTGCTCACACTGTGATCCTACATCCCTGATGGAAAAACATCCAGACTGTGCAGGAAAGACTAATAAGGAATAAACtggctattattattattattattattattattattattattattattattattattattattatttctttaccATACTTACAAAATAATTGCACCTAACATACCAGGCTTTTTCTTTCCAGaagcggaaaaaaaaaaaaaaaaaatcaaagaataaaGTTGGGGAAAAGAAGCAAATGAGCCGCCATGAGGGGGCGCTGCACTCTGACTGAAGTGACTTTTGCCTTTGTGGATTTTTGTCACTTTGCTGATTCTGCATCCATTTCATgtcctcagtggagctgaaGGCAAAACGTCTGAAATGAACCGTAGAGCTGTTTTCAAAATTCAGAACTGCGACTTTAaactttggaaaaacaaaaaaaataatcagttttattcTCCATGTTTTCACACCCAAacaaggaatatatatatatatatatatatttatatttatttatttttccaaaaaagaaatgattgttGCATTAGTGTGAATATGAATGGTTTGGGACGGAGAAACAAACTGAGGGAAGAAACTGTCTCTGTAGCGCCACCTGAAGGTAAAAACCTAAACAGtatgtgtccaggatgtgtggggtctgcagagatgttagctGCCCTTTTCCTGACCCTTGACCTCTATCGGTCCTGTATGGAGGGAAGGTCGATAGAGTGATGGAGATTATGAGCCAGAATACAGTTTAATTAAATGACTGTTACagattaaatgttattttctgtaaacTCCTGAAAACCAAACATCCCTGTTTTAGTTAGGACTTAACAGATGATGGATTATTATAAGAAACAGGAAGATTCAGAAAGCTTTGGCGCTGGTTGCTATGGCGATTAGGCCCATAGCATGACTCATTCCAAAAGGCAGGTAGAGAGTTACAGACAGAAATATCCATGTTTTAGTGCATACTCTGTAGATGTGGAGATGAAATAAATGGAGTTTTAAACCAGAAAGTTTGAGTctgacatttgttttgaaatgaaatcTTAAATTAAACCTGACGGGACTGAAAATGTTCCATCTGATGAAACTCCTCATGGCTTCTTGTTGTCCTCTGCAGGTGGCCATTATTGCAGGAAACTTTGAGCTCGCCGAACTCATCAAGAACCACAAAGACTCTGATATAGGTGAGTCCGGATCGTTCCATTTTGTCCCTGCCGAGTCTCTTCCTCAATCTCACTCCGGATACATTTCAAATCCCCCGATCTTTTCATCCTCTTTAATGACTTTCCTTTATAATCCCCATGCTGGATTATCAGTGTGTTGCCGTGGGAACCAAAGTTTATCCTCGCACCAGGACAATCCCGGCGCTGATTCGTCCCTGGGCGTTAGGACGAAGGATGTTTGTCCTGCAGGAACtgattaaatcagttatttcaTTCAGATGTTGTGTTGAAATGCGCTCTGGTTTGATGTGGTTGGGATTTTTTAAACTCGGATCTGCAAGAGAAGTCCTTCTTTTAGCAACCAAACGTCCCCAATGTTTATTCAATTAGTCGTGTTTCAATCAACACTTTCATTAAAATGGTAATATTTCATAACTTCGGTTTCTGAAAGAGATTTTCACGTTCCCTTGAGCTGAGTTAATGTGCTAAAGAACAGATGGAAACAAATTTGATGAATAAGCTCTGATGTAGCAAACGCTGCCATCCATCCTTACCAGAGGCATGAAACTCTCAAAAATGGAAGAActcgggcgtgccgtggtggtgtagcggttagcgcgacccatatttggaggccttcagtcctcgacgcggccgtcgcgggttcgactcccggacccgacgacatttgccgcatgtcttcccccctctccctccccgtttcctgtcagcctgctgtcatataagggacactggAGCCACAAAATACCCCCtggagggttaaaaaaaaaaaatggaagaactCTCAGTTTTTCTGAGATCTGTAGTTCATTTTCGTTTTCCatctctacttcctgtttgctgcagccaggCGAAGCCTCAACATCAGATAAAATATGGCTTTACGTAGCCAGGTTGATTCGCTCCAAACCAGTGGACGGAGTTACGactaaatcacattttctttttagcttttttgcaacatttcaaagGTTCACTCAACATTTGCATGTTGATTAGATGGATGTTTGCTGATTCTGTTATTTTGGGATGGCTGCCACTGTGTTAGTACTGGCTCTGTGGGAACAGCGTCTCTACACGCCTGATGTTCACATAACGGATCACAGTATAAAACTGACTTGCGTTTAATTTGTGTCGTCACACATGTATGTGTAACTTTTTCTCCGCAGTGACAAAAAACAGACTGTAGAGCCATTAACTACATATAAATGATTGCactaaaattatgaaaataaaatgtggataAAATATATGATCAAGGTTTTGATGTTGTTCTGGAGTTTGAATCCGTCCTCCGATGCCACACTGGAAGCTGGATTACAAACTCCATCTCAgccaaagttttgaaaacagGGAACATTTTCCCAATTGAAGTGATCAGAAGTTGATTCCTGATCCCACAAGCACAAAATCATTTCATACAGTTGCAGAATCATTAATAAAGACATTACTATGAGCAGATTATGAGCCTTTAATATCCCATAATAATCCACCAACATCACTGGCTGGTAATCAAGTTCATCCTTTCACAGTGAAACATTCAGCAGCTGCAGTTTTCAGATCACACTCCAactttgtttcacttttcattACAAGAGATTAAAACTGGAACTAAGACTCGAGTCTCAGACCACGAGTCCAAGTCAAGTTTCAAGTCTTTAAGTTAAAAAGTCGAGTCAGAAGTCGAGTTTGAGACTTTGACTCAAATCTGTAAGACGGCTGATGTTCCAGTTGGTGACTGATAATCTCCATGGCGACGGTTGTTGTCCTTATGTAACTGTACTGAGCTGCTTGGTGAAGGAGTGAGTTAGTTGCAGTTGGTCTCGTTTTGTTGCCTGTTAAACTCAGGAAATGATCAGCAGTTTGGTTCAGGTTAACTCCTGGTCCTGGATCAGAACCCGCCTGACcgctctgacccggttctggtgcCACAGAGACGATTCAGGGAttagagaaaatgagaaaagaagaacagacaaataaataaaaagtagatgATGGAGGGAAGAGAACGATGAGGCTGAGGGAGGGAGTAATCTAATCTGAAGATGTAATCCTGCCATTGTTGACCTCATCATCAGCAGCGACCCGATGAAAGTGGAACACGACCAAAACTTCTCTGCAGCTGTTGGAGCGACGGCGTCCCGACCAGAACTTCCTGCCTTCGATTTCAAACCAAAGATTCATTTCTCACGACCAGAGACTCAGACCCAAACCAGCTGCACCATCACCTCCACCTCAATCACCCCCCATCACCCTCCATCACCTCCACATCAATACCCCCACACTccatcacctccacctccaccatCACCCTCCACCCTCCATCACCTCCACCTCAATCACCTCCACCATCACCCTCCACCCTTCATCACCTCCACCTCCATCACCCTCCACCCTTCATCAACTCCACCTCACACCGCCACACCCATCACCTCCACCTCACCATCACCTCCATCACATCCAACGTCACCCCCCACCCTCCATCACCTCCACAAACACCCCACCTCCATCACCGCCACCCACACCTCCCACCACACCCCCCACCCTCCATCACCTCCACCAAACACCCTCCCACCTCCCCCACCTCCATCACCCCCCACACCTCCACGCActccacacacccccacaccctcATCACCTCCACACTCCATCACCCCCACCTCCACCATCACCCTccatcacctccacctccaTCACCCCCCACCCTCCATCACCTCCACCATCACCCCCACACTCCATCACCTCCACCTCACCTCAATCCCTCCACCATCACCCCCCACCCTCCATCACCTCCACCTCAATCACCCCCACACTCCATCACCTCCACCTCAATCACCTCCACCATCACCCCCACCCTCCATCACCTCCACCTTCCATCACCTCCACACTCCATCACCTCCACCTCAATCACCTCCACCATCACCCTCCACCCTTCATCACCTCCACCTCCATCGCCCTCCACCCTTCATCACCTCCACCCTTCATCACCTCCACCTTTCATCACCTCCACCTCAATCACCCCCACACTCCATCACCTCCACCATCACCCTCCACCCTTCATCACCTCCACCTCCATCGCCCTCCACCCTTCATCACCTCCACCTTTCATCACCTCCACCTCAATCACCCCCACACTCCATCACCTCCACCTCAatcacctccacctccaccatCACCCTCCACCCTCCATCACCTCCACCCTCCATCACCCCACCCACCATCACCTCCACCCTCCATCACCTCCATCACCCTCCATCACCTCCACCCTCCATCACCTCCATCACCCTCCACCCTCCATCACCTCCACCCTCCATCACCTCCACCCTCCATCACCCCACCCACCATCACCTCCACCCTCCATCACCTCCATCACCCTCCATCACTTCCACCCTCCATCACCTCCATCACCTCCACCCTCCATCACCTCCATCACCCTCCACCCTccatcacctccacctccaTCACCCTCCACCCTTCATCACCTCCATCACCCTCCACCTCCATCACGCCCACCCTCCATCACCATCACCTGGAagaacatttaaacagtttgtaTTTCTCAGATGAAGTTCAGTTAATCCCaaatataaacttaaaataaacatgtagaaaaaaatcttgattcTAGTTCAGCTGTTATTAGGACCAGgctacaaaaaatacaattaaaagagtaatgagaaaaaagttttatgaCATTAAAGTCGAGTATAAACTCATAATATTATTAAGTCATAATAAGAAGAAAATTGtgtgacaataaagttgaaatattagGATAATAAACTCAtcatattaccagaataaagttgcacCATTAGGAGAATGATGCAGTAATTTTATATCATGAAAACACTTTCAGAATATCTTCAAGGttttatgataaaaatgtttcgtctttcaaaaaacagaaaataaaaacaaataataaacattaatgtaacTGAAATGACTTTTGATTCACAAACTGATTATTTcatttcacagaagaaaaggctGAATGTTTTTCCCTCTAGAATAAATTCTAATAATTCCTGTGAGATGTTTTCATATTCATGTTTCGACCTTCATTCATGCTGCTTCATGTTTACTGAAAAATccattttaatgaaaactgtttttctctttgttaatcTACAGTTATTTATGTTCAAAATGAGCAAACAcacaatttataaaaatgatttgagaaggaaaattatgtataagtaacaaaaacagaaagttttacgaaggcctagtcaaagtctcaACCTAAAGGTGATTGAAATGTTGTGGTGAGACGGTCAGAGGTCCAAACGTCTGCAAAATTTCAAGTTAATTTCTGAATCATCTGTTTTAGTTTCTCTTGTGGGATAAAAATAACATCTTTAACCACTAAATCAGAAACTACAGGCGCCGTTAATTTCTGCTGTCAGGgtgaaatatttaaaccacACATCAGCAGCAGGTCTAACGATAACCTGATGAGAAAACCCAAAAACCCAACCCTGTGTTTCCTTTGGCGTGGGGCTCGGCGAACCGGTGAGGAACCGTCAGCCGAGTGTTTTATCGCCTCATTAAGCCGGTTATGAGTTAATCCGTCAGCGGCTTCATCTGTTCGCTGTCGTTTATTCTCATCCAGAGAGCAGAATAATTAAAGTCCGGTTTGAACTGTGTGGAGTCGGGAGGCATCTCACCTGTGGGATCGTTTTCCAAATGAGTTCCTGGTCTCTGGCAGCGGCGGCGGCTTCACATGCACCAAACATGAGCCGGATTATAATCTGTATTTatgcataaaaacatgaaaatgggATTAAATTTGGTCCAGAGGAAACTtcagatgcatctaaaagttttATCTCCGGTTCAGCTTTTATCAGACTCACCTTTAAAAACCTAACAACACCTGGACATACGTTGAGCAGAACAAACCAAACAGCCTTCAGGATGAACTCCTGCTGCGTTTccattttctgctgcagattACTGAAGACAATAGCAGATAATCTCCACAGCTGCCAGGATCTGAGGTCACGGAGAAACAATAAAACCCGACCAATGAGAAACTCCAGCATGACGCTGCAGAGCATCATGCTGCTGAATCGGGTTCgattcagcagcagctctggcgTGACTGCAGATATCTGCTGGTCTCTCCTCCATCCACTGGAAGCCGGAGTTAGGATGATCAGACCCACACTGTGATAATCCCACTGCATCATCCCAACACACACAGACCAGAAAACACCCTGACTCAGCAGTTTCCACTTTTCTGTAGGATTTATGTTGAAGCTGTcagattgtttctgtttttctgatctaaagagaaaaatgacttcctgaaaCTCCTGAGCTCCATGATCCATGATCCGGATCCATGATCCATGATCCTGATCCTGATCCTGATCCATGATCCATGTTCCTGATCCTGATCCTGATCCTGAT
This genomic stretch from Xiphophorus hellerii strain 12219 chromosome 4, Xiphophorus_hellerii-4.1, whole genome shotgun sequence harbors:
- the LOC116718894 gene encoding uncharacterized protein LOC116718894 isoform X2, giving the protein MDQDLDQDLDLDPIRIQIRIRIRNMDHGSGSGSGSGSGSGTWIMDQDQDQDHGSWIRIMDHGAQEFQEVIFLFRSEKQKQSDSFNINPTEKWKLLSQGVFWSVCVGMMQWDYHSVGLIILTPASSGWRRDQQISAVTPELLLNRTRFSSMMLCSVMLEFLIGRVLLFLRDLRSWQLWRLSAIVFSNLQQKMETQQEFILKAVWFVLLNVCPGVVRFLKIIIRLMFGACEAAAAARDQELIWKTIPQNRVRAVRRVLIQDQELT
- the LOC116718894 gene encoding uncharacterized protein LOC116718894 isoform X1, whose translation is MDQDLDQDLDLDPIRIQIRIRIRNMDHGSGSGSGSGSGSGTWIMDQDQDQDHGSWIRIMDHGAQEFQEVIFLFRSEKQKQSDSFNINPTEKWKLLSQGVFWSVCVGMMQWDYHSVGLIILTPASSGWRRDQQISAVTPELLLNRTRFSSMMLCSVMLEFLIGRVLLFLRDLRSWQLWRLSAIVFSNLQQKMETQQEFILKAVWFVLLNVCPGVVRFLKIIIRLMFGACEAAAAARDQELIWKTIPQVRCLPTPHSSNRTLIILLSG